Within Massilia endophytica, the genomic segment TCGAAGGCGGACGCCCCATCAGCGCGCCCGCGCCCACCCAACTGTGCGAAGCTTGAAGCATGGATGATATCGTCAAGCAGGCCATGGCCAAGTGGCCGAACGTTCCGCATTGCTACGGCTGGCTGCTGCTCGATGCGCGCGGCAACTGGCGCATGCGCGACGAGCGCGCCCAGCACCTGAACCTCCCCGGCGACAAGCTGGCCAACCGCGCGCTGACCGGTTTTATCGAGCGCAATTACCTGCACGACGAGCACGGCAACTGGTACTTCCAGAACGGACCGCAGCGCGTCTACCTCAATCTCGAAGCCACGCCCTATATCGCGCGCACCGATCCGGCGCAGGGCTTCATGCTGCACACCCAGCAGCCGCTGGGCGCCGTCGACAAGGTCTTCCTCACCGAGGCGGGTGAACTGATCCTGCAAAGCGGGG encodes:
- a CDS encoding DUF2946 family protein, with amino-acid sequence MDDIVKQAMAKWPNVPHCYGWLLLDARGNWRMRDERAQHLNLPGDKLANRALTGFIERNYLHDEHGNWYFQNGPQRVYLNLEATPYIARTDPAQGFMLHTQQPLGAVDKVFLTEAGELILQSGDVVAQLDDRDVAQVLARLRLDGKPADDEVLLSWMTRPAGTLTLDGVAVERLEHGRVPEQFGFRRLPAP